The following proteins are co-located in the Silene latifolia isolate original U9 population chromosome 1, ASM4854445v1, whole genome shotgun sequence genome:
- the LOC141595565 gene encoding protein DETOXIFICATION 16-like, with protein sequence MDKHENLNLTMSLIQEQNPSNMHVTNGEHYFVEEMKKQACLAAPLIMVGFLTFSLHIISLMFVGHLGELPLSAASLATSFAYVSGFSFLLGMASTLETLCGQSFGAKQYHMVGIHTHRAILVLTLISIPIAIIWFYTEQILAALGQDPRIAEEAGSYAQFMIPSLVPYGVIQCFIRFFQTQNIIYPMVVTSGVTTLLHVVMCWTFVFEFGLGSRGAALANTVSYWVNALLLVIFVRYSSLCSSTWTGFSKASFQGFPGFLRLAVPSALMVCLDMWSFEMIVLLSGLLPNSTLETSVLSISLNTTSFVWVIPEGFSAAVSTRISNELGAGNPQIARLAVWVVLCMTLSESMLVSLILLLIRNIWGYAYSSDTEVITYLADIMPLLALTNFLDGLTCVLSGTARGCGWQKMGAYINLASFYLMGLPVAIVLAFVLQIGGKGLWLGVICSLIIQVLSFICIVVKTNWEREAENAMERVFEASVPRDWVS encoded by the exons ATGGACAAACATGAAAACCTTAATCTAACAATGTCACTAATACAAGAACAAAACCCTAGTAACATGCATGTAACAAATGGTGAGCATTATTTtgttgaagaaatgaagaaacaAGCATGTTTAGCAGCTCCTCTTATAATGGTTGGCTTCCTTACATTTTCATTGCATATAATTTCTCTAATGTTTGTTGGTCATCTTGGTGAATTACCTCTTTCTGCTGCTTCCTTGGCCACCTCTTTCGCTTACGTCTCCGGGTTCAGTTTTCTG TTAGGCATGGCAAGTACATTAGAAACACTATGCGGCCAGTCATTCGGAGCAAAGCAATATCATATGGTTGGCATACACACACATAGAGCAATACTTGTGCTCACACTGATAAGCATTCCAATTGCCATCATATGGTTTTACACGGAACAAATCCTCGCAGCTCTCGGACAAGACCCTAGGATAGCAGAAGAAGCCGGATCCTATGCACAGTTCATGATTCCGAGCCTTGTTCCTTACGGTGTTATTCAATGCTTCATCAGATTCTTTCAAACCCAAAACATAATATACCCAATGGTGGTCACTTCTGGAGTTACAACTTTACTGCATGTAGTAATGTGTTGGACATTTGTGTTTGAATTTGGGCTTGGAAGCAGAGGAGCTGCTCTTGCGAATACTGTGTCGTATTGGGTTAATGCGCTTTTGCTAGTGATCTTTGTGAGATATTCTTCCTTGTGTTCGAGTACTTGGACTGGCTTCTCAAAGGCGTCTTTTCAAGGTTTCCCGGGTTTCTTGAGGCTTGCTGTACCTTCAGCTCTCATGGTCTG CTTGGACATGTGGTCTTTTGAGATGATTGTTCTTTTATCCGGTCTTTTACCGAACTCAACATTAGAAACATCAGTACTTTCTATAAG CCTAAACACAACCTCTTTTGTATGGGTTATTCCGGAAGGTTTCAGCGCGGCAGTGAG CACTCGGATCTCAAACGAATTAGGAGCAGGGAATCCACAAATTGCGCGATTAGCAGTATGGGTTGTGTTATGCATGACTCTCTCAGAGAGTATGCTGGTTAGCTTAATCCTGTTATTGATCAGAAACATTTGGGGTTATGCATACAGTAGCGACACCGAAGTGATCACATACTTGGCTGATATAATGCCCTTATTGGCATTAACCAACTTTCTTGACGGACTAACCTGCGTCCTCTCAG GAACTGCGAGAGGATGTGGTTGGCAAAAGATGGGTGCATatatcaatttagcctcattctATCTAATGGGTCTTCCGGTCGCAATTGTATTAGCATTTGTCTTGCAGATTGGAGGCAAA GGTCTCTGGTTAGGAGTGATATGTTCACTCATCATTCAAGTTCTCTCTTTCATATGCATTGTAGTTAAAACCAATTGGGAACGAGAG GCCGAAAATGCCATGGAGAGAGTGTTTGAAGCCTCGGTTCCTAGAGATTGGGTCAGTTAA
- the LOC141595573 gene encoding uncharacterized protein LOC141595573, whose protein sequence is MMASTLLATTAITLSSIIGIFVSNTSDITSKPSMLIYGNKTPLVASVKYFTLIFCFLVAFLCNVESLRYYGHVSFLATLATSQGNTEAMEYAARSLNKASMFWSFGLRAFYLSFVLFLWVFGPIPMLVSSCVMSIVLYFLDTTTSFTRELHCESLKENDTNRLELCSTHLGDDF, encoded by the coding sequence ATGATGGCATCGACTCTATTAGCAACAACAGCGATCACATTAAGCTCAATCATCGGTATTTTTGTGAGCAATACATCAGATATCACCAGCAAACCGTCCATGCTTATCTACGGCAACAAAACTCCGCTAGTAGCATCAGTAAAGTATTTCACGCTCATTTTCTGCTTCCTTGTCGCGTTTCTCTGCAATGTGGAGTCTCTCCGGTACTATGGGCACGTGAGTTTTTTAGCTACCTTGGCTACATCACAAGGTAATACAGAAGCCATGGAATACGCTGCACGATCCCTGAACAAAGCTAGCATGTTCTGGTCCTTTGGGTTACGAGCCTTTTACCTGTCGTTTGTTCTCTTCCTTTGGGTGTTTGGGCCGATCCCAATGCTCGTTAGCTCTTGTGTAATGtctattgttctttatttcttgGACACCACAACTAGTTTCACGCGAGAGCTTCACTGCGAATCCTTAAAAGAGAATGATACCAACAGATTGGAGTTGTGCTCTACCCATCTAGGTGACGATTTTTGA
- the LOC141631700 gene encoding uncharacterized protein LOC141631700: MRLQRRYPSISRLLHCARGVGGATNDGEGRAGRDRGAGLGGGIVEGHAMSLEREKMMVACWAIWEARNKTVFEGVRVRVEQIVRRVDDVMAEIAGNGEGCRGRKSVGGGRKGEISTEWRAPENGWVKINVDAGVKEGLGVGVGVVCRNAQGKVLWGLSLNRKEIWEPHVAEAVAVLEGLVEAVRAGHELIIVESDCSRVVDALKTRKTGRSSFFLVIDDIFRICSSFVDVVWSHTSRINNEVAHALAHVSRGVVGKTVWIDQLPPVAETLLVSK, translated from the exons ATGCGATTGCAACGAAG GTACCCATCTATTTCGAGACTGCTTCATTGCGCAAGGGGTGTGGGAGGAGCTACAAATGACGGGGAGGGAAGAGCAGGACGGGATCGAGGTGCGGGACTGGGTGGAGGGATAGTGGAGGGACATGCGATGAGCTTGGAACGTGAAAAGATGATGGTGGCTTGTTGGGCAATTTGGGAGGCGAGAAACAAGACGGTCTTTGAGGGTGTGCGAGTTCGGGTGGAGCAAATTGTGCGGAGGGTGGATGATGTTATGGCAGAAATTGCGGGGAACGGTGAGGGGTGCAGGGGCCGTAAAAGTGTGGGTGGGGGCAGAAAGGGGGAGATTAGCACGGAGTGGAGGGCACCGGAGAATGGTTGGGTGAAAATCAATGTCGACGCGGGTGTTAAGGAGGGGCTTGGTGTTGGAGTCGGGGTTGTTTGTCGCAATGCTCAGGGTAAGGTTTTATGGGGTCTTTCGCTTAATAGAAAGGAAATATGGGAACCACATGTGGCGGAGGCGGTTGCGGTGCTAGAAGGGCTAGTGGAAGCTGTGCGGGCGGGCCATGAATTGATCATCGTGGAAAGTGATTGTTCGCGCGTGGTTGATGCTCTCAAGACAAGGAAAACGGGTCGAAGTAGTTTCTTTTTAGTTATAGACGATATCTTTCGTATTTGTTCTTCGTTTGTTGATGTAGTTTGGTCGCATACTAGTAGGATTAACAATGAGGTCGCTCATGCTCTCGCGCATGTGTCACGGGGTGTAGTTGGTAAAACTGTGTGGATTGATCAGTTACCGCCGGTAGCTGAAACTTTGCTTGTTTCGAAGTAA